ACAAGAGTTCGACACCAAGTATTCGCCTCGTTACTATGTTGAGCGTGAAGCGTGGGAATGGAATACTGTAGGTGCTGGACATCTCACAGAACTGATCGAAAAGCAGACATCTTCGACGCTGTAGGTCACCACAAGCACGCGCAGACGAGGAACCCGAAGCAAAACCGAGAGGATGATTGAAAGTAGTTACAAACGATTTTCACCACTTTGAGCTGAGAGCACAGAGATCGAGAAGAGGAAAATCGGGGAAGACGAAGGCGGGACGGGGGCAGGGGGAGAAagttgtgtgtggggggaaaaGAACGCAGACGTGAGGTTCCAGACATTTTCTGAAGTcgtgctgctgcagcagccttACCGCGCATGCGCCGCGACCTGCTGACCTGTGACCCTGATTCACCCAAGACGCGCCGTCGGTCGGTTGGCCTGTCACGACGCGGATCGTCCAAGGGTAGATTTTGCCGGGGTGAGAAAGTAGCGGCAAGGACCCTTGGCTGTTGATGATGCTAATAATCCTCACACTTCCACATGGGgtagtggttgtggttgtggggGAGGCTTGTTGAGAAATCATACTTGCTAGCTCTGTCTGTCACACCTGTGCAGCCATCTTCATAAAGCAAGACACACATCCACGAAAGGTCAGCTGGCGGGTTTGTGTTTAATGATGTTTCAGAAAGTTGTTTTTTGGCCGAGTCCTTTAACgagatattttcataaacagAATTTGTTCTACAGCTGTGATAGCTGCGTTCAGACTTGCATCACTAATGTGGACGGTTTGCATTGGCTAATTATCTTTCCCCGTGGCGCGTGCGCCAACAGTTGACCCCAGGTCGAGGGCAGCGTTGCTAAGGACCTTTTCTATCCAGGCCCTCGTCGTAAATCTAATACCAGCCCTCGTGCTGCAGGAAGAGGGATCGCATCAAACGCAGATAAATGCTTCACTCCGTCACCTCGGCTCATTTACATGGCGCAGCCCTcggtgtgtgtgggggatgtTGGGGGGATTTATGGGGTACACTTGTGCTAGATGTTGAAAGAAGTGATTAGATGGGTTTAGGAAAAACAAATCGTGGTAGTAATTGATAGAACATGTCAGATGATGTAGTGGGCGTTGGAGGAGGGGAGAAACAAGTATAATGTTCACAAATTGTACGAGACGTGGAAACGTTCATGAACGAACAAATGGTTCGCCTCTTGCACGCGCACGCACTCGATGCACGCTGCATTGACCAGGCTGGAGGCGGGTACTTCTCATTCTACAGCTTTTCATGCTGGGAGGGTAGAACTGGTCAAGTCTAGCCAAACGGCTAGTACCCTGATTTGTGGAGTAGATGCCAGGTAGGCCATTGTGTCCAGAGCAGGACGTGTTGGAGGAGATCATGCTAGTGGGTCGTCCTGGAGCTTGCATCGTCCTCAAGCCATCGAGAAGACGATGGACTTAGGATTGTCTCCCTGGTTGCGTGTCTTGCATGTCTTGCTCAGACATGCTGTCTCGAGCGTCATGTTGAGTCACTGGGTAGGTGGCGCCTCCTGGGGCGAGGGAGTTGCCGGGAGGGAACTCGTGACAGCGGCAGTGCATGATTTAGTTTAAAGGAATAGCAAGGCAGACATTTTGTCCCTCCTCTCGTCGGCTCCGCAAGGCTTCACAAGGACAGGATTGGCATGGGGTCCTTTTCTACTGTCATTACTTTACACTTGATTATGTTGTTATCATTAAGTAGAAGTACTCGTCAGATATATTGTGGAGCTGACTTCATTGTACACTAAAGTCAATCTGACCGTGAATTTTGGAGCTGAGTGACCTCGTGTGGTACATTCATCTCGTCGGTCgagtagagaaaaaaaaaacagcgcaTGATGACACCTTTTTGTGTCAAGAAGAAAACTATTGCTTATTATATGTGAAGAACTTATGTACTTAGACGATTGGTAGTATTTTGGTCGTTGTATTGATACAACTATGTTTAGTGCATGAATTTATCTTTAATAATTTGCATAAGGCGCCACACTCATTATCCCGAACAAGGAAATGAACAGCTCTTTGGAGATAAATTATCCTCTTACCCTTCTTTGTTGTGATCTGCCAATAAAATGGCCATTAGATGGAGACGGCGAGGCTGGATTGGGACAGGTGGCGGGGTAGGAGGAGCAGAGTGGGGTACCGATATCTCGTAAATCGCTCACctgttagtttattttttgtgtaaatgtgttcTAAGTCTCGGCTTCTGTTGCCAGTCACACCCGTTAGATGATTCTCCTGAAAGGCATCCAAGATATGGAGCATTCGTGGAACGCGGCCTTTTGTAACACCTTTGGCACAGGTGAGGGTAATAACGCCCCCTGCCGGCACTCTCTGTTTACCTGTAGCCTCACAGTGGCTTGTGGCACTCTCACCAGAACACAGGAACAAAGGGGCCTCCACTCGCGGTCAACGGTGTTGTCTTGAGTGACCTGCAGGTTCACAAAGGCTTTCCGACAAGTTCTCTCCAGTGTTCGACAAATACGGAGCCTCGGTCCCCAAACTGCTCCTCCGTTTGTGGGCCTTATTTTTCCTCCCCAGGTGTGTATTTCATTCGTCACAGTGTGTGCTGTAACGGTCTGTTTTACCTGCCTCCCGAGGGTCCTCATGTCCCTCACCCCCCATCTGTTCTCAAATCTGCGACATGTTCTATATTTCACGAAGGAGTGGTTTGTTTTGGAGGAATTTCCGAAGGTGTGCAGCCAACCTCGCCTCTCATTTTCTTGTTCtctaatctttatttttaatcgcTTCCGCTCAGACCCCTTGCGTGTGAGCCGCCGGATTTTTCATTTGAATGCATAGTGTTTTGTTGCTAGGATATAAGGCTAGGCCTGCCTCGACTAGACAGGCAGGAGTGGTTTGTCTGGACATGTTCTCTCACAGTGTATAATGGCGCTTACCTGGGAATTACTTCAACTGAAGACGGTTTTCTTTATCGAtgtataattgtgtgtgtgtgggtgagggggagagagtgttgacaagaatattttttgcaaacttCCAGAAAAAAGCTGGACATGCTGTCCACTCCCTTTTGGACCAGCGGCATTGGGGGAATGACAAGAATCgtcctttcttcctccctccccgcTCTTATCTGTTCATCCCCGAGGTATTTACACCTGCGAGTGAAGAAAATCCGTTCTGACAAGTAGAAACTCTTATATTCCGTATCGCCATCGCTTATACTTGTCAGACAtctgtcacgtggtctttgAGGCTTGATGGGGGATATTTTAGTGGGAGGGAGTAGTAAGTGTGCAATCTCTCGGTCTGAGGGGTTGAAAACTTGAAGCGCGTGCCACATAAGATTTTGAGTTTGGGCGACTTGTCCATGGACCTGATGGTCATCACTGGCGTTGACCACCAGACTTCGATACCACACCATTTCTATCTACTTTCTCATCTCTTAACAATCTGTGAGGCACAATTAACTGCTTGTTAATGCAACGCATGCGCACGGATGTACGGGAAGAAGTAAGCGTGTGTTGGAGAAGGTGAAGAAGGTGGACATGTATGTGGAGCGAAGTACGAACCGGTTGTCGGAGAAGGAGTCTCTTGTGTCCCCTCACGAAattttaatcaacaaaaaagTACCTCAGTAAATATTCATTTCCATCTTGGTCTGAAGGGTTGACAGAACCCAgacagaaaattgaaaaatagaaaaaaaaattttaataccCAGAAGTGACTTATGCTTGAACGCCTCACTATTAAGGATTCTGGCGATTCTGTTTTTGAATATCAAAACATGATCGGGTTGCCGAAACTGTGTTCTTCGAAACCATCTAAATTGAATCGGTCATTCTTCCCATTCACCTCCATCCCCACACCCTTACCACATTCCCCAACAAGCAACGGGATGGTAGAAATGAAACCGTTGTAGAAACGAAGGTTGAGGGTCAGAACGAAATTCAGAGAAAATGGAATGTGACACTGATGGTGTTTAAGATACATCACACCATCGCCGCCACCTGATGACATTCGTCTTTTCTGGAAGGACTCTCTTGTTTTCTCGGACTATCCTGGCGATGACGCGATAGCCGCACGTGCTGTGCAGGTCAGGAGGTCACCGTTCTCCGTCAGCCTCCCTCTGAGGGGAGGACAGGGGATGCTAGTGGGTCACGTGGTGTGAGGCGGGATCACAAGGCTGTGATGTGAGAAGGAGAATAAGTGAAATGTGAGACTACAGTGAAGTGAGGTGACATGCAGAGTTTAAACTCCTCGCTCCGTGGTGTGGAATGTAGTTTTATGTTCACATAAACTTCGGACACACGCGAGACgccattttttctgtttgccgAGTGACCTCCACTGTAAACTTTTTCACAAAAAGTGTGACAGACGGTTTTTTACCATTTTCGCAAGCTGTTCAAAATTTTCGCGGTGGTTTTAGGTTTTTCAAACATGGCCAGCAACGCCGCTCGCCAATGTGATTAGACATCGATCCGTTCATTCGAGTGAACTTTTGAAAGGTCATGAGGTATGGATCCcacgaatttttattttttgatttgcaaaagatttttgaaaagaaaaaaacttcaggCTCTTTCGGCAACCTTCGTTTGGTCGATTGATTCGCTGCGAAACTTCATCTTGACATTTTTGagtggatatattttttttttatcagagtTATAGTGTTAGAGGCAGTATGTATGTCGGTGacactaaaaatatataaaacaaacactaaatTGAGAGAAAATCGAATGAAATATATTGGGGTGCCAGCGTATGAAGCctactaaaattattttcaattaatcACAAATGATCTACGATGACAAccacaggaaaatgaaaatagaaaaccTGCAACAAGGTCAGTgagaaatgttgacaaaaataaGGATTAGACAAAACAatggagagaaggaggacaACATTGGCCTCAAGACTTCTGACTACTCACACTGTTTGCTCGGCCCTGGGGCTGTTTTGTTGAAGTGTTTATAATTGCAAACATTATCAGGACCATGAACTCCAACTAATGTGTATAcatgtggctgtgtgtgtgtgtgcgattgATTGAGAGAGATTGTGCTGTTCCCACCCCGATACCCCAACTTGTCTTGGTTATTAACGGGTATTGGAAGCCTTAGAGTTAAAATTAGTTGAGAACTCTGCACGGATCATACCttacaagttatttttattgtctcaAATACTGTGTAAAAACATGATTCGAAGCTTCTGAACACTACTCAGCTGAGATGTAGGTTTGCAGTAACGATGACCGACCTCGAGTTCATCCATCGATCACACGGTGAACAGTTGATGGAATCTGCAGGAAGCGAACTTTCAGTACTTCTGAATCATCGGAGCCAAATCACATCGGCTATCTTTGTAACCATAGAAACGAAGTTGAGGTTAGATATTAAAGGGGAGAGGGTGAGCAAAATCGTTTTTTCCCTCCCGAGAATTCCGGAGGTTTGGTGTTGACCTAGAAGTTTCGGCACGTTCGTGTTCCATAACCCATAATTTTTCTCCTGTCAGATTTGGTGCCGTTTGGCTCTGGTCACACACAGCTGCATATTATTTCGCGTGGTTAATAGAacctaaaataatattttatcctattgccttgtgtttgtgtgtgtgaaagagagataagtagagagagagaaaaaaaagcgaaaaatacaaataaaaaggaaaatccaCCCACGAATTGCTTCTTTATCCTTGCCTGCAATATTCTtacattctgttttttttatattgttgaaGGCTCGTCTTTAGCTCCACCCCGAAGTTCCGCCCAAGGCAGCAGTGGAGTTCAGCCTCGAGCTACTTCGCCGGGTGCAGCACCGACCTCAGGAATCCCTACGCCGGTCGGTCGCGGACGTCCTGGATCAGGTGGCGACAAGCAGTCGAACCGCACCAGCGCCAGTTCCACGTCTTCCACATCCTCGTCGAAAAGCTCGTCGTCTAAGCCCTCGACCTCCTCGTCTTCGTCCGGCAACAAGAACTCTATGTTGGACAAGTTCAAGTTCTTCaacaaggacaaggacaagaaGGGCGGGACCAAGAGCGCGTCCAAAGCCAGCAGCAGCTCTCGCTCCGAGGCTGAGTCGCGCGGAGGCAGTTGTGACGTCAAGTCCTCTGCCAGCGCGCCAAACTCCTCGCCGTCGGAGAGTTCCGCGTCGTTAGCTTCCACTGTCGATGGCGCATGCGCGCCTGCGTCATCAACCGCCCCTGCTGGCAAGGGCTCCTCCTCGTCCTCCGCCAAGTCCGGGAAGAAGTCGTTGGTGCGGGCCTTCAGCACCAAACGTGAGCACAGCAGCAGTAGTGGCGGTGGAGTGTCTGGGCCTGGCGCCTTGTCACCCGAGGAGCACCTAAGGCAGGCCTCCCCCGCACCCTCCCCTGTCCCTCCTGGCCTCGTTCTCGCCTCGCCTTCGAGCAGCGCCTCCGTCTTGTCGGGTAGCTCGCCGGCCTTGGGCCGCAAAACCTCGAGTGCCTCGGGGAGCAAAGCAGAGCGAGGGGATCCACGGCTGGGCCAGCCCAGCCCCACCCCGTCCAAAAAAGGCTCCAAACTGGGTAGCTTCATTCCAACCTCCAAGCCCTCTTCGTCAGCATCATCGTCGGGGAAGGGGTCAAAGTCTTCCTCAGGGCCGCCGTTGGACATTGTTGGCCTTCAGTCATCATCCTCCGCTCCCACTACCCCGTCTGTTCCTCCCCCGCCGCTGCCTTCTACCATACCAACGGGGATCCCCAAGCCTCAGGGGCGATCAGGCGGAAGAGGGTCAAAAGAGGAGAAGAGAAGCGGAGGGTCCAGTTCCCGTGAACACAAGTCTCTATTTGGAGGTCAGCCTGGTTCGGGGTCTCAGAGGGGTCTCTCGTCTAGTTCTTCCAAAACGTCTTTACAGCaaccgcagcagcagcagcagcagcaggtgcaGGTGCCGTTGacgcagcagcagctgcagcggCATCACCAACAGCTGCAACAGCTACAACTGCAGCAGctcaaacaacaacagcagcagcagcaccatcatcatcagtcgCGTGGTCAACATTACGAACATAGTGGTTACCCagagcaacaacagcagccGACAAGTCCATCGTTCTCCACATTCAGCTCTGTACCCGGCAACTTTCACATCCCTGGGTATGCGAACATCTTccaacagcagcatcaacagCAGCTCCAGCAACACTCCACCCCGACCTCACCCACCTCGTCACAGCCTTTACGGCTGCCTCCgagcaacagcagccacagcgTGCAGAGCGGGCACGCGCGAGTGAACGTGCAAAGCCTGGACAGGGGGGAGGTGTTAGGGCCCGGCTCCAACGGCCACGCACGCAGCTTGGAGAGGCATGCTAAGGAGTCCGCCATGAGCCTCCACGACGTCTCCGACCGCAGCGCCTTCAGTCCTACCTCCTCCACCGCGGCCCACTACGTGCCGGTGACCATCCCCGCCGCGGGGCTGGAGGGGCATGGTAGGACCGGGCTGGGAGGAGTGGTGGTGAGAGAGGGGGCTCAGCGAGAGTCTCCCACACACCCCTTTGATGTCCCCCAGCCCTAGCCGACATGGGTCTCCCCCACGACGACAGCCATCAACGTGGTCAAGCCGACCTGCTCTACATCTCAGAGCAAGGCAACCAAGACGGACAGCAACACCCAGACCAACCTGTCAGTGCTGAAACGAAGCACGGCTTCCAGAAAAGCGGAGCCAGGGAGCAGCGGCGGGGGTAAAGGTCTTGGCTTGGAAAGGTCAAGTCCAAAGTTGGACACGGGTAGTGGTCGGAACAGTCCGCGGGTGGATGAGAGGACCAGCCCCAAACTGCACGACGGTGCGGAGAAAtctggtggaggtggagggtCAAAGTCTATTGACATTTCCCGCGATGATCTCGTAGCCATGCCGGACCAGACCTGCACCTCCTCGCCGTCAGTGGCACGCAAACAGCTGGACCCCAACGGGGTCAGACCGGTCCCGGCCAGTGAATTCAGCTATGCCGCGCAGGAGAAAAACATGGGCtcgcccaccaccaccagctcgCCAAAGCTAGGCGTCAAGATGCTCAATTCACACCTGGGCAAGCCCGCCAACAACGTGGCCATCGTGCAGCCGCGGCACGGCGAAAAGATCGAGACAACCTTCGACGCCGAGGTCCGGTCAGAGAGCAAGCCATCCTCAGTCAAGGAGACGGCCTTCTCCAGCCACGACGAGAAGACGACCTTCGTGGACGACGCCGGGGAGGCCATGGACATCAAGCCCATGCCACCCATCATGCGCGCGCTGCCTTACGGCTACTTCCGTGGATACTCCGGGTACTCGGCCTTCTCCGGCAGCCGCAACTTCCACATTCCGGGCATCTCCGTGCCCACCTCCGTGTACCCGGCACGCACCCAGAGCCAAGGGCTGGGCGTCAACCGTTCTCTGATGGAGCCAGCCAAGTTCTACTCGGGCCACATCAAGCGCGCTAACTCCAACTGTCCCAGCGTCAACAACGACACCGACTACAGCTCGGATGTGGACACGTACGATTACGTTTCCGGGTACATGTCGGATGGCGACATCCTTAAGAGCAACCGTGCCGACGACTGGGCCAGCGGCTACCTGAGCGAGGGAGGGGCGTCGTTGTACGCTCGGCGCCTTCAGCAGAGGTTCCGCGAGGGCATGCAGGCGGTGCGCGAGTGCATGCAGAAAAGTTCCGGCCTCATGGATGATGACAGGTAAGCCGGGGCCGAGGCTTTGCAGAGTTTCGCGATGTTGTGTCGGTGGATGGTAAGTGATACTCGCGTTCTGGTAAGAGTATGCAAAGTGTCCATGAGTCCGTGGACAGTCAGGGGAGTGGTCGGAGGAAGGGGTGGGTTGAAGGATGCAAGTGTAGGATGGCTGGGTACGATTCGCTTTTTAACCCTACGATGTGAGGTATAATCATAGCGATTCATGGGCGAGATAGTGACGCTGATCATAGGGTGGTGGTGAGCATAAAGTAGTGGTAGTAATCATTGGTAGTGCTGTCGTCATGGTGATAAGAACGCGTCACACAATGGTTAGTTTAACTGTGTGGTGACCCAGACTGTAGAAGTCTAAGAGCATCTTTCTCTTATCTTTTGttcctgtttatgtttcacTTGTGGTTAATAAATCAGAGCACGTGACGGATGAGAGAGAAGTGAGGTAGACATTATGTAAACTAAAGACATCAGCCTTTACTTGTGCTCAAGTCCTAGTTCGCAGACAGTTGAGGGCACAATCTATCAAGACAGCGACTCTTTAAAAATATGTCTTGGTGATGGATAACAGCCTTAGTTGTACACTTGTAAAATTGTTATTACTGTCAAAAAGTCACGCGGGTACAATAAGCGcattcaaacaaacacaccttGCAAACATGTAAACGTGTAAACATGTATTACAACATCGCTGACATTTtgttaaagatatatatattttttttgcattaactgatattgtgtgtgtttgtgcgtgcgagTGCACACCGTCGACAGGAAAAACCCTTTTCAAGGGATGCAACTCAGGTAGAGCAAATGCCATGCCTTGGGCGTAGTTTCCTCCCTTAGATATTGCTATTTCAGACAAAAGCCGTGTTACTaggaatttctttaaaaaaatttaatgtgtGTACTGCTGGAGTTTTGgtcaaaaaaaatttgtctttctcactcattcacgcgcacacacacggaGGGGTGGCCtgtttaaagagagagaaagcgaaacatttcatttaatattaatcattaattgtagAGACCGTTACCCAAATTTGAAAGCGATGCAGGGACCAGGGTAGAGACAGACCGGAGGGAGCGAATCAACGTTGCACGCGGTGACAGGTCATGGCGGTTACGTCACCAAGGTACCCGGGCGGCAGGTTCGTAACAAAAGAGTGACACAGAGTTCGCACGCGGAGCTGCCGGCTGCCATGTTGGGTCCGCGCCGTTTGCAGCCAGTCTGGaggaaagcagacgacatttgtTTACAGCCATCATcatgacttttaaaaaacttcctTGGTGTGGTTCCCCAGCTGCTAGCTTGCTTTGATGTCAGACCGCCATGCAGATGGAGGTGGGGTGGCGACACCCGTCATCGTTTGCGGTGTGTTTTCTCTTTGTGGAGTTTCTCACACAATGTGGGATGAATCATAACCGATGCTTGAGACtggaatatttttctgttgcctCCAGTGGCTTCTCTGCTTTGCTGCCAGCCGCACGGTGTGTTTGAAGTATGAGAAGGCACAGCGCCGTGTCGTCTCTGGCATTGATTCCTTCTGCACAAATCTTTCAAGCTGTCCGACTCGCAGACaacaaggaggaaaaaaaaatcttatccaGCTTTTAAAAATGGCGGCGTATTCTTTCTGGGTGTCACCTTAAAGGAAGAATTTTGTCAACGCTTTCCAGTGTACATCAGAGATTTATACCTACTCGACAGGCTGGATTGTGGAAAGTGGAAAGCTTTACCGtggaatatttgtgtgtgcatcagTGCGAGAagacagtgtcacgtgacatagtCCAACGGAGACAACATTGGACCACGGATCGTGTCCCGGGTGCACAAGCTCCAGGTGTGGAAGTATGCAGATGTCGTATTGTGGGAGGATCGCCAGCCAGCCAACCTACCGATCGCATCCTCCTTCCTCTTTCCACCCCGCTTACCTGTGTAGATCAATTTACCTGCTCCTAGTGTCAGCGTTTCTGTAATACCTGTGAAGGTCACGGACGCTCGCGTTGCACCCTGGGAGCGTCTCTGagaatgaaaaaagacaaagctgATGTTGCGATGGACATTCAGGTGTGAGCAGGAATAACAGTTGGAGGAAATTCACGAACACCTGGTTGGCGAGGTCAGTGATGGAGTCGAAGACAGACGGCAGGTTGCGTCTCGGAGGTTATCACGTGACCAGGTGCAAATACTCAGTCGTCATGCGAGTCACGTGGGCGGTTTGATCGTCGGAAACCTGTGACAGAGTGCGGGAACTATTTATAGACTGTGGttatcgagcagacgacacagcaTCTTGCGGGaatgtggggagggggagatgtaCGTGCGGACACATTGCACGGATGTGACACTTTATTTACCGGGGTGCGCACGTACACGGGATGTGAACTCAGTGCTTGGAAATGTAGGAGTACCTGATGCGAAGTTAGTTGTTTACCTGAGAAATCCTAAAGTTTGTGAGAATTATAGGTACAGGTGTGTTCTTGCAACACCAAGAGAGTCAGGTAGTTGAAGTGAGTGTTATGCAGTGCGAGTATGACCCTCGATGACCCCGGCTACTTtgagggtggtggtgtggaCGGTGTTGTCTGTGTGAGGGACAGTTACTGGCGTGGACCTGGGGTAACCTCGCTGTAACTGTCTGTTAGGGTTCCTACACGTGTTCCTGATGTCGGATACGACTACCCAGCAACCAGCATGCGGACAAACGGAGATTTTCTGCGAACGCTGGACACCACAGGGACCGGCCCCCGGGTGGCGATGATGAGTTTAGGGATCCGCTCCCAGAGGTAGGTGTCGCCAACCTCTTGTCAAAGCCTGGGGGTGGGACTAGCTTCTACATTTAAGACCGGTAAAGAAAAAATTGATTCAAAAATATGTAGACATTGCCATGCAGGATTAACCGATCACCAAAACTTTTCTTAAAGTCGGTTTTAAAGATCCGGGGATTGTCTTGGTGATTGAGTATTTCCgacatttgcatttttatcatttagatACAATCTGAAGAAGCTTCTTCTCACAACCTCGTTCCCCTAAGTCTGCACCATCCCctgtcctccctctccccctcatGTCCCATGGGCATCACAGTCTGTTATGAGAGAGGGAGGAGCTGAGGGGAGTGGTTCAATGCTCCAATCTGCTCGTGTAAGAGGTTTTCAGGCAAATGAAAATCGATGTTTAAAAGAGTTTGGCCCCGGTGTCCTCGGGGGGAAGATGCATTTTACCGTCGATTGCATTCACTTCATCTACCATGTAACTACAGTTTGATTTCTTGGCTGTGGAAGTTCACTACTGCTCTGCTCTGTCTTTCTACCATGGGCGGGTGCGTGcactctctccttcacacactcacagttcCTGTTTGTATTAGTCAGAACCAATGTATTCATGGGATTATTGTTACTGTTAGCTTCTCTATGTCTTCAGTCGTCGATGGAAAACGCAGCAGCGACTTCTGTAATCAAGATCCGGTCCGTCGAGGTCGGAGGgtagaagttattttttttatttccacgtggaagatgaaaatgattgagtgaggaaggggaggagagagagggaacgAGGAAAGATTGGTGTAGTCAAATTGTCTGTACACCTGTGCGCTTGTTATTGCTCCATTTAGACAGAGGATTCAGCAGAAGGTAGAGAAAGGTAATTAAAGTGAACcattgtgtgtgcgcgcgcaagtTAAGGCGCCAAGGTTCACCTCATTAAAGCTGTAATTAAAGTTGCCCTCCATGGAATATTGAGATCATAAAACATCATACATCATAGATTGAGTTTGGCTTGTGCATGGAATCGGTTGATAATGCCGCGTGCACAATAGCTATCCTCCGTGTCCCGTGATGCTCTCCTCCCAAGTAGAAattagcgcatgcgcagtcgaTCACCGGTGGTCCAAGCATAAATCTGAATGTTATAAATTGAAAACGAAATCGGATGATTACCAATTGCACGTGCCCGACAGAACTGCTGATGGCATGAGTCGTGTGCCTGGCTCCTGCACGCCAGGAGGTACATCGGCATCTGCCATGATTTATTGCTCGCCGAAACCTTCAAGCCAGAAAAATGATTAAGTATGGGACCAGAGTAATCCCTCTTGTCTTAAGCCTCCTCGGTGCTTTAATGCCCTCCACACAGCGAGAATGATATGTAATTTGCAAATTCCTTTGAAGATACAATAATTAGCGATGTAGATAACATTTACTTTGTCATAGATGGCTTTTTATGAGAAGGCTGACACGATTACAATTAATCCTATCGTGCTACGTCACTAGCAGGTGTTTAGCAGGATACCAACTCCATGCTACGTCACTAGCAGGTGTTTAGCAGATAACAACTCCATGCTACGTCACTAGCAGGTGTTTAGCAGGATACCAACTCCATGCTACGTCACTAGCAGGTGTTTAGCAGGATACCAACTCCATGCTACGTCACTAGCAGGTGTTTAGCAGGATACCAACTCCATGCTACGTCATTAGCAGGTGTTTAGCAGGATGCCAACTCCAT
The sequence above is a segment of the Pomacea canaliculata isolate SZHN2017 linkage group LG6, ASM307304v1, whole genome shotgun sequence genome. Coding sequences within it:
- the LOC112565664 gene encoding neuron navigator 2-like isoform X3 gives rise to the protein MANKQSSPSPKHGKRSGGQADQGSYSVPETIKIYTDWANHYLEKARNKKFITDLQHDIADGVLLAEVIEAVTNEKIRDIKPKPKNSAQMVENINTCLTFLAGLGVSVEGLSAKDIKDGNLKAILGLFFSLSRYKQQQKTQQSQKQGDREPSSKDPQQPPPQQQQVSILRSQCSTGSSSVAIDSDQAGSGGKAAQQLNGGEMISRLPSPFRQGHASKGGPAAAAAASSTPCKETALSTAQLNARNSRAAAAAATAAAPAPVASTGDKSRSHGNQQNNNVAAWNTGSSLAPPRSSAQGSSGVQPRATSPGAAPTSGIPTPVGRGRPGSGGDKQSNRTSASSTSSTSSSKSSSSKPSTSSSSSGNKNSMLDKFKFFNKDKDKKGGTKSASKASSSSRSEAESRGGSCDVKSSASAPNSSPSESSASLASTVDGACAPASSTAPAGKGSSSSSAKSGKKSLVRAFSTKREHSSSSGGGVSGPGALSPEEHLRQASPAPSPVPPGLVLASPSSSASVLSGSSPALGRKTSSASGSKAERGDPRLGQPSPTPSKKGSKLGSFIPTSKPSSSASSSGKGSKSSSGPPLDIVGLQSSSSAPTTPSVPPPPLPSTIPTGIPKPQGRSGGRGSKEEKRSGGSSSREHKSLFGGQPGSGSQRGLSSSSSKTSLQQPQQQQQQQVQVPLTQQQLQRHHQQLQQLQLQQLKQQQQQQHHHHQSRGQHYEHSGYPEQQQQPTSPSFSTFSSVPGNFHIPGYANIFQQQHQQQLQQHSTPTSPTSSQPLRLPPSNSSHSVQSGHARVNVQSLDRGEVLGPGSNGHARSLERHAKESAMSLHDVSDRSAFSPTSSTAAHYVPVTIPAAGLEGHGRTGLGGVVVREGAQRESPTHPFDVPQP
- the LOC112565664 gene encoding neuron navigator 2-like isoform X1, whose product is MATGSVAQARPAGTRIPVVGSAKPTTLSASSLPVPQTVGSKSKITIYTDWANHYLEKARNKKFITDLQHDIADGVLLAEVIEAVTNEKIRDIKPKPKNSAQMVENINTCLTFLAGLGVSVEGLSAKDIKDGNLKAILGLFFSLSRYKQQQKTQQSQKQGDREPSSKDPQQPPPQQQQVSILRSQCSTGSSSVAIDSDQAGSGGKAAQQLNGGEMISRLPSPFRQGHASKGGPAAAAAASSTPCKETALSTAQLNARNSRAAAAAATAAAPAPVASTGDKSRSHGNQQNNNVAAWNTGSSLAPPRSSAQGSSGVQPRATSPGAAPTSGIPTPVGRGRPGSGGDKQSNRTSASSTSSTSSSKSSSSKPSTSSSSSGNKNSMLDKFKFFNKDKDKKGGTKSASKASSSSRSEAESRGGSCDVKSSASAPNSSPSESSASLASTVDGACAPASSTAPAGKGSSSSSAKSGKKSLVRAFSTKREHSSSSGGGVSGPGALSPEEHLRQASPAPSPVPPGLVLASPSSSASVLSGSSPALGRKTSSASGSKAERGDPRLGQPSPTPSKKGSKLGSFIPTSKPSSSASSSGKGSKSSSGPPLDIVGLQSSSSAPTTPSVPPPPLPSTIPTGIPKPQGRSGGRGSKEEKRSGGSSSREHKSLFGGQPGSGSQRGLSSSSSKTSLQQPQQQQQQQVQVPLTQQQLQRHHQQLQQLQLQQLKQQQQQQHHHHQSRGQHYEHSGYPEQQQQPTSPSFSTFSSVPGNFHIPGYANIFQQQHQQQLQQHSTPTSPTSSQPLRLPPSNSSHSVQSGHARVNVQSLDRGEVLGPGSNGHARSLERHAKESAMSLHDVSDRSAFSPTSSTAAHYVPVTIPAAGLEGHGRTGLGGVVVREGAQRESPTHPFDVPQP